The following proteins are encoded in a genomic region of Thermococcus henrietii:
- a CDS encoding arginine--tRNA ligase, producing MVYKEIQERARLSLKKALDGMLTEAGKEWDGEITFDDTPSLELGDFGTAIAFQLARVFRKAPKLIAEELVERIEKPEGIVEVKAVNGYINFYVDYSYFGRELVREILEKGSAYGESEIGRGKKVIVEHTSVNPTKPLHMGHARNAVLGDTMARIMRRLGYKVEVQNYIDDLGVQFAQVLWGYLNMREEFERIEAELREKGLKEDFIDHIMGLLYVEVNKRIEENPEVDKEVRELMKKLEEGNNEIAEIGRKLAERVVKAQMLTTYRMGIAYDLLSWESDIMRSGIFEEAYELIEANENFFWGKEGKYRGAFVMDLRKLFPDMKNPFLVLKRSDGTATYTGKDIAYHLWKFGKVKADMLYKLWDKIENHETWTTAPDGEEMPGRFGRGDIVINVIGAEQRHPQMAIKYALQLLGFEDSAKNFHHLAYEHVVRPEGKFSGRKGTWVGFTVDEVLNEAVQRAKELVEQKNPNLSEEETERIAEAVGVGAVRFNLVKYSPDKIITFRWEDVLNFEGESAPYIQYAHARCASILRKAGESEVETDWKALLEKADFSKLTLREKELIKLLAKFPEVIESAGRDIKPHLIPAYLNELASLFNKFYMDHPVLKAEEGVKEERLLLVLAVKQVLRNGLELLGIEAPEKM from the coding sequence ATGGTCTATAAGGAGATACAGGAGAGGGCGAGGCTTTCTCTGAAGAAGGCACTCGACGGGATGCTCACCGAGGCCGGAAAGGAGTGGGACGGCGAGATAACCTTCGACGATACGCCAAGCCTTGAGCTCGGCGACTTCGGAACGGCCATAGCGTTTCAGCTCGCGAGGGTCTTCCGGAAGGCCCCGAAGCTCATAGCGGAGGAGCTCGTCGAGCGCATCGAGAAGCCAGAAGGGATAGTGGAGGTTAAAGCGGTTAACGGCTACATCAACTTCTACGTTGACTACTCCTACTTCGGACGCGAGCTGGTTAGGGAAATCCTTGAGAAGGGAAGCGCCTACGGCGAGAGCGAAATCGGGAGGGGCAAAAAGGTCATCGTCGAGCACACCTCGGTCAATCCAACAAAACCGCTCCACATGGGACACGCGAGGAACGCGGTTCTCGGTGACACGATGGCGAGGATTATGCGCAGGCTCGGCTACAAGGTTGAAGTTCAGAACTACATAGACGACCTTGGAGTGCAGTTCGCGCAGGTTCTCTGGGGTTACCTCAACATGAGGGAGGAGTTCGAGAGGATTGAGGCGGAGCTGAGGGAGAAGGGCCTCAAGGAGGACTTCATAGACCACATCATGGGACTGCTCTACGTCGAGGTCAACAAGCGCATCGAGGAGAACCCAGAGGTGGATAAAGAGGTTCGCGAGCTCATGAAGAAACTTGAGGAAGGAAACAATGAGATAGCCGAAATCGGCAGGAAGCTTGCCGAGCGCGTTGTTAAAGCCCAAATGCTCACCACTTACCGCATGGGCATCGCCTACGACCTGCTCAGCTGGGAGAGCGACATAATGCGGAGCGGAATCTTCGAGGAGGCCTACGAACTCATCGAGGCCAACGAGAACTTCTTCTGGGGGAAGGAGGGCAAGTACAGGGGAGCGTTCGTCATGGACCTCAGGAAGCTCTTCCCTGACATGAAGAACCCCTTCCTCGTCCTCAAGAGGAGCGACGGAACGGCAACCTACACAGGCAAGGACATAGCCTATCACCTCTGGAAGTTCGGCAAGGTAAAAGCTGATATGCTCTACAAGCTCTGGGACAAGATTGAGAACCACGAGACCTGGACGACGGCTCCGGACGGAGAGGAGATGCCCGGCAGGTTCGGCAGGGGGGATATAGTCATAAACGTCATCGGAGCGGAGCAGAGGCACCCCCAGATGGCGATTAAATATGCTCTCCAGCTCCTTGGCTTCGAAGATTCGGCGAAGAACTTCCACCACCTGGCTTACGAGCACGTTGTCAGGCCAGAAGGTAAATTCTCGGGCAGGAAGGGGACCTGGGTCGGCTTCACCGTTGATGAGGTCCTCAACGAGGCCGTCCAGAGGGCGAAGGAACTGGTCGAGCAGAAGAACCCGAACCTGAGCGAGGAGGAGACGGAGAGGATAGCCGAAGCGGTCGGAGTCGGCGCGGTTCGCTTCAACCTCGTCAAGTACAGCCCGGACAAAATAATAACCTTCCGCTGGGAGGATGTCCTCAACTTCGAGGGGGAGAGCGCGCCGTACATACAGTACGCTCACGCCCGCTGTGCGTCAATCCTGAGGAAGGCCGGGGAGAGCGAAGTCGAGACCGACTGGAAGGCCCTCCTTGAGAAGGCCGACTTTTCAAAGCTCACCCTCCGCGAAAAGGAGCTCATCAAGCTCCTCGCAAAGTTCCCTGAGGTAATAGAGAGCGCAGGCAGGGACATCAAGCCACACCTGATTCCGGCCTACCTCAACGAATTGGCCTCGCTCTTCAACAAGTTCTACATGGACCACCCGGTGCTTAAAGCTGAGGAAGGCGTAAAAGAGGAGCGCCTGCTCCTCGTTCTGGCGGTCAAGCAAGTGCTCAGGAACGGGCTGGAGTTGCTCGGCATAGAGGCGCCGGAGAAGATGTGA
- a CDS encoding stage II sporulation protein M, with translation MRVKRTFLLLLATFFAGTFLGVAYAYLQPERAGEYVMKLAKEIGGLPDNPFDNFLMIFTHNAGVSLFVLVSGLFFGLGPWVMILFNGLVVGIVAGFLVEVGTPATKVILGLVPHGIVEIPAFVLAGTAGIVWYRSIREAKEPARGFKEGMKRALRLYAVTVGMLLIAAFIEAYVTPKVAGL, from the coding sequence GTGCGGGTCAAACGAACCTTTTTACTTCTCCTGGCAACGTTCTTCGCTGGGACATTTCTCGGCGTGGCTTACGCTTACCTTCAGCCCGAACGAGCCGGTGAGTACGTGATGAAGCTCGCCAAGGAGATAGGGGGGCTGCCGGATAACCCATTTGATAACTTCCTGATGATTTTCACGCACAACGCGGGAGTTTCGCTCTTCGTTCTCGTCTCAGGGCTCTTCTTCGGACTCGGGCCCTGGGTGATGATACTCTTCAACGGTCTGGTTGTTGGAATCGTGGCAGGCTTCCTTGTTGAGGTGGGGACGCCGGCAACCAAAGTCATACTCGGGCTCGTCCCCCATGGCATAGTCGAGATTCCGGCTTTTGTCCTCGCGGGAACCGCGGGGATAGTCTGGTACAGAAGTATTCGTGAGGCGAAGGAACCCGCAAGGGGATTCAAAGAAGGTATGAAGAGGGCCCTACGGCTCTACGCGGTGACGGTTGGGATGCTCCTAATTGCGGCCTTCATCGAGGCGTACGTAACCCCCAAGGTTGCCGGCCTCTGA
- a CDS encoding UDP-N-acetyl-D-mannosamine dehydrogenase — protein sequence MDGIREIAVIGLGYIGLPTAIMFANAGFKVTGYEIREEVVEKINSGKAHIVEPEIDELLKKAVERGNLRATSDPGEIRGKDAYIICVQTPLREDKTPDLSYLESAVKTVAKAMKRGSLVVIESTVPPLTTVKMAELIEELTGFKAGKDFYMVHAPERVMPGRIFKELVYNSRIFGGITPESAEMAERLYRSFVKGQTFKTNSTVSEVVKLMENTFRDVNIALANEFAFLAHQYGIDVFEAIELANTHPRVRIHTPGIGVGGHCLPKDPHLLLWPAKEDFGLIKLAREINDSMPLFTKDLLFSALKELNVPPEDATIAVLGLAYKGDSDDTRNSPALAFIEEIEGDVKAVKTYDPFVPGTSGSVEEAVENADAVVIATDHTAFKSLDWESLGKLMRTRILIDGRHVVENPPRGFLFKGIGRGEF from the coding sequence ATGGACGGGATAAGGGAGATAGCGGTCATAGGCCTCGGCTACATAGGCCTCCCAACGGCGATAATGTTCGCGAACGCCGGTTTCAAGGTCACCGGTTATGAAATAAGAGAAGAAGTAGTCGAGAAGATAAACTCAGGGAAAGCCCATATCGTCGAGCCCGAGATAGACGAGCTGCTCAAAAAGGCCGTTGAAAGAGGCAACCTCAGGGCAACCTCAGACCCGGGGGAGATACGGGGGAAGGATGCGTACATAATCTGCGTTCAAACCCCCCTGAGGGAGGACAAAACGCCGGACCTAAGCTACCTTGAGAGCGCCGTTAAAACCGTTGCAAAGGCCATGAAAAGGGGCTCGCTGGTGGTCATAGAGAGCACCGTTCCGCCCCTCACGACGGTTAAGATGGCAGAGCTCATCGAGGAGCTGACGGGCTTCAAGGCGGGAAAGGACTTCTACATGGTCCACGCGCCGGAGAGGGTAATGCCTGGCAGGATTTTCAAGGAGCTCGTCTACAACTCCCGCATCTTCGGCGGGATAACGCCCGAGAGCGCCGAGATGGCCGAAAGGCTCTACCGCTCCTTCGTCAAGGGGCAGACGTTCAAGACGAACTCGACCGTCAGCGAGGTTGTCAAGCTGATGGAGAACACCTTCAGGGACGTGAACATAGCTTTGGCGAACGAGTTCGCCTTTCTCGCTCACCAGTACGGGATAGACGTCTTCGAGGCAATAGAGCTCGCCAACACGCACCCGCGCGTTAGAATCCACACACCCGGAATAGGGGTCGGCGGCCACTGCCTCCCGAAGGACCCGCACCTCCTCCTCTGGCCGGCCAAAGAAGACTTCGGGCTCATAAAGCTCGCGAGGGAGATAAACGACTCCATGCCCCTCTTCACGAAGGATTTGCTCTTCTCGGCGCTTAAGGAGCTGAACGTTCCGCCGGAGGATGCTACCATAGCAGTTCTCGGACTGGCATACAAGGGCGACAGCGACGACACGAGGAATTCGCCGGCGCTGGCTTTCATCGAAGAGATAGAGGGGGACGTGAAGGCCGTTAAAACCTACGACCCCTTCGTCCCGGGCACAAGCGGGAGCGTCGAGGAGGCCGTTGAGAACGCGGACGCGGTTGTCATAGCGACCGACCACACGGCGTTCAAGTCCCTCGACTGGGAAAGCCTTGGGAAGCTCATGCGGACGAGAATTCTCATAGACGGCAGACACGTGGTCGAGAACCCGCCGAGGGGCTTCCTCTTCAAGGGCATCGGGAGGGGTGAGTTTTGA
- a CDS encoding DUF354 domain-containing protein produces the protein MKVWIDITNAPHVHFFKGLIRELEKTGHEVLITTREFDGLTGILDMFGFDYYVVGKHGGSTLEGKLIASAERVYKLSRLIIEEKPDLAVYKHSVEAPRVAFGLGIPSIGFVDNETAVAQNKLILPFTKLLLFPKAIDAYELLKCGADPNGMKPVNGFSELAHLYGFRPDRKVLRELGLKRNGYIVMRTEPVKANYFNGPERSVLEDVIPLLPEMPIVLFPRTEEQRKRFERFDNVIMPETPVDSLSLLYYARLMIGAGGTMNREAIALGTPTISTYPGKLLAVTRWLVELGVKFHSTDPAEVAEVAERMIEANGSYRNYIRSVVAGLENPMDAILREIETYEESGTFEVSEAGNLGGYVRLDEGRN, from the coding sequence ATGAAGGTGTGGATTGACATCACGAACGCGCCTCACGTTCACTTTTTCAAGGGCCTCATCAGGGAACTGGAGAAGACTGGCCACGAGGTTCTAATCACGACGAGGGAGTTCGACGGTCTTACCGGAATCCTCGACATGTTCGGTTTCGACTACTACGTGGTCGGAAAGCACGGGGGTTCCACCCTTGAGGGCAAGCTCATCGCGAGCGCCGAGAGGGTTTACAAGCTCAGCCGGCTGATAATCGAGGAGAAGCCTGATTTGGCGGTTTACAAGCACTCAGTCGAGGCACCGCGCGTTGCCTTCGGCCTCGGGATTCCGAGTATAGGCTTCGTTGATAACGAGACCGCTGTGGCTCAAAACAAGCTCATACTGCCCTTCACGAAGCTCCTCCTCTTCCCGAAGGCGATAGACGCCTACGAGCTCCTCAAGTGCGGTGCCGACCCCAACGGCATGAAGCCCGTAAACGGCTTCTCGGAACTGGCGCATCTCTACGGCTTCAGGCCCGACAGAAAGGTCCTCAGGGAGCTCGGGCTGAAGAGGAACGGCTACATAGTGATGCGCACCGAGCCGGTCAAGGCCAACTACTTCAACGGGCCAGAGAGGAGCGTCCTCGAGGATGTTATTCCCCTCCTGCCGGAGATGCCCATCGTGCTCTTCCCGAGGACGGAGGAACAGAGGAAAAGGTTTGAGCGCTTTGACAACGTGATAATGCCCGAAACGCCGGTCGACAGCCTCAGCCTCCTCTACTACGCGAGGCTCATGATAGGTGCCGGCGGAACCATGAACAGGGAAGCCATAGCCCTCGGAACGCCGACGATATCAACTTACCCCGGAAAACTGCTCGCGGTAACGAGGTGGCTTGTCGAGCTCGGCGTTAAGTTCCACTCAACCGACCCGGCGGAGGTTGCCGAGGTCGCTGAGCGCATGATAGAAGCCAACGGGAGTTACAGGAACTACATAAGAAGCGTTGTCGCAGGCCTTGAAAACCCGATGGACGCAATACTGAGGGAAATAGAAACCTACGAGGAGAGCGGGACCTTCGAGGTCTCAGAGGCCGGCAACCTTGGGGGTTACGTACGCCTCGATGAAGGCCGCAATTAG
- a CDS encoding lipoate protein ligase C-terminal domain-containing protein codes for MKHHVGEHKAKKGLIRIEFDEENGVAEHVKITGDFFVHPEETVHELEKKLEGHRLDELEHLIDEFFAMRLDVEMPYVNVADFKIALKKALEG; via the coding sequence ATGAAGCACCACGTCGGTGAGCACAAGGCCAAGAAGGGCCTCATAAGGATTGAGTTCGACGAGGAGAACGGTGTTGCTGAGCACGTCAAGATTACGGGGGACTTCTTTGTTCACCCGGAGGAGACCGTCCACGAGCTCGAGAAGAAGCTTGAAGGACACCGCCTTGACGAGCTCGAGCACCTGATTGACGAGTTCTTCGCGATGCGCCTCGACGTGGAGATGCCCTACGTCAACGTTGCGGACTTCAAAATCGCCCTCAAGAAGGCCCTCGAAGGGTGA
- the wecB gene encoding non-hydrolyzing UDP-N-acetylglucosamine 2-epimerase → MKPAFVFGTRPEIIKLAPVIRAFLERGVEPLLIHTGQHYDYEMSSVFLEELELPPIDYHLEVGSGTQAEQTGKAMIKIERVLIDEKPDVTLVQGDTNTVLAGALASVKLKIPVAHVEAGLRSFDRTMPEEINRIIADHASEVLFPPTEEARKNLEREGITENVYVVGNTIVDAVLQNAEVAEKKSDVLEKFNLKPKEYVLITAHRAENTDSRENLERLVQILESLPMRAIYPMHPRTRNRLREFGLLGRVEAIENLTVTKPLGYLDFLRLEKNAFAIMTDSGGIQEEAIILGVPCLTLRYNTERPETVEAGGNVLVGLEKDRALNYLGQLMKDREFYERMANAPNPFGDGKAGERIAEILLELYERGELRVRSSRFI, encoded by the coding sequence TTGAAGCCCGCTTTCGTCTTTGGAACGAGGCCGGAGATAATAAAGCTCGCGCCGGTCATAAGGGCGTTCCTTGAGAGGGGTGTTGAACCCCTTCTAATCCATACGGGCCAGCACTACGACTATGAGATGAGCAGTGTCTTCCTTGAGGAGCTTGAGCTTCCGCCGATAGACTACCACCTCGAAGTCGGCTCCGGAACCCAGGCAGAGCAGACCGGAAAGGCGATGATAAAAATAGAGAGGGTTTTGATAGACGAGAAGCCGGACGTGACGCTCGTTCAGGGTGATACCAACACGGTTCTGGCAGGAGCCTTGGCCAGCGTCAAGCTCAAAATCCCGGTGGCCCACGTCGAGGCCGGCTTGAGGAGCTTCGACAGGACGATGCCGGAGGAGATAAACAGGATTATCGCAGACCACGCGAGCGAGGTTCTCTTTCCCCCAACGGAGGAGGCGAGGAAAAACCTCGAACGCGAGGGGATAACCGAGAACGTCTACGTCGTTGGCAACACGATTGTTGATGCAGTTTTACAGAACGCCGAGGTGGCTGAGAAGAAGAGCGACGTCCTTGAGAAGTTTAACCTTAAACCAAAGGAATACGTCCTCATAACGGCCCACCGCGCGGAGAACACCGACAGCAGGGAGAACCTTGAGAGGCTCGTCCAAATCCTCGAAAGCCTGCCGATGAGAGCCATATACCCGATGCACCCGCGCACGAGGAACCGGCTGAGGGAGTTTGGACTCCTTGGACGAGTAGAGGCGATTGAGAACCTGACCGTCACGAAACCCCTCGGCTACCTCGACTTCCTCAGGCTTGAGAAGAACGCCTTCGCGATAATGACGGACTCGGGAGGAATACAGGAGGAGGCCATAATCCTCGGCGTGCCGTGTCTCACGCTTCGCTACAACACCGAGAGGCCGGAGACTGTTGAGGCCGGCGGAAACGTGCTCGTCGGCCTCGAAAAGGACCGCGCCCTTAACTATCTTGGCCAGTTGATGAAAGACAGGGAGTTCTACGAGAGGATGGCGAACGCCCCGAACCCCTTCGGCGACGGAAAGGCCGGCGAGAGGATAGCGGAAATCCTCTTGGAACTTTACGAAAGGGGAGAGCTGAGGGTGCGGAGCTCAAGGTTCATCTAA